The Scylla paramamosain isolate STU-SP2022 unplaced genomic scaffold, ASM3559412v1 Contig2, whole genome shotgun sequence nucleotide sequence caaaaacacccaaaaacacaccaaaacacaccaaaacacaccaaaaacacaccaaaacacaccataaacaccccaaaacacaccaaaacacaccaaaaacaccccaaaacacaccaaaaacacccgaaacaccccaaaacactaaaaacacaccataaacacccctaaacaccccaaaacaataaaaacacccctaaacaccccaaaacacaccaaaaacacaccaaaaacatccaaaaacaccccaaaacacaccaaaaacacccaaaaacacccaaaaacaccacatTGCTCCCCAAACACTGCTCAAACACCCTCCAAAACACCCCTATCACCCCTCtaacccccttcccctcccccataGGTATTGTAGGGGAGATTGATGAAGCCAGCGACACATACTACATCTGGACTCACAAACGGTTCGACCTGGGTCACAACGGCGACCAGATTGTGGACGTAAATTTGACCTCTGAGGTGCGGCAGAAGCTCGAGTTGGGGGCAAAGGTCAAGTTCACCTACGAGGTCAACTGGAAGAGGTCGCAGGTCAAGTTCGAAGACCGGTTTGATAAGTATTTGGATCCGAACTTCTTTCAGCATAGGGTAAGCGGGGGTTATGGGGGgcttgggggtggggggtgtttaatgggggtgtttgtgtgtgtgtgtgtgtgtgtttgtgtgtgtctacttttttgtttatttatttatttatttttatttattatttattatctttttattttattatttgaggtttttttcttttttttattttatagtgtttttttctttatcttttatttttccttgtttttttatttttctttattttcttacgtttttttcttcatttttttcttcatcttgcgtttttcttgtttattgtgtttttttttctttattttattgtgttttattttcgttttatttatttatttatccattttcatgtttttttcttcaaattttttttctttctttatttccttgtttttatttatttatttatttattttcatattttttcgtgtttttctttttctgtttttttctgtttttttattttgtttttttactttaaactaTAATTTTTTATGGTGTTTTCCTTTATGTATTATATAACTTTTCCATGGCAATATAAcctgcattatttatttattttatcatctatttatatattcgATAGCTTCCCTTTACACTcatgctccctctccctctccctctcaccgtctccctccctctctttcagaTTCATTGGTTCAGCATCTTCAATTCCTTCATGATGGTGATTTTCTTAGTGGGTTTGGTGTCAATGATACTAATGAGGACCCTGAGAAAAGATTATGCGCGATATTCCAAGGACGAGGAGATGGATGACATGGTAAGCGTGTCTAGGGTATTTTTGGAGTGTTCTAGGGTAGTTTTGGAGTGTTCTAGGgtagttttggggtgttttagtatagttttggggtgtttagggtagttttttagtgttttagggtAGTTTTGGGAGTGTTCTAGGGTAGTATTGGGGTGTTTAGGGTAGTTTTGGGGTGTTCTAGGgtagttttggggtgttttagggtagttttggggtgtttaagggtagttttggggtgtttagggtagttttggggtgtttagggtagttttggggtgttttaggtagttttgggtgtgtttagggtagttttggggtgttttaggtagttttgggtgtgtttagggtagttttggggtgtttagggTAGTTTTGGGGTGTTCTAGGGTAGTATTGGGGTGTTCTAGGGTAGTTTTGGAGTGTTCtagggtattttggggtgttttagtatagttttggggtgtttagggtagttttggggtgttctagggtagttttggggtgttttagtatagttttggggtgtttagggtagttttggggtgttctagggtagttttggggtgtttagggtagttttggggtgtttagggtagttttggggtgtttagagtAGATTTGGAGTGTTTAGGGTAGTTTTGGGGTGCTTCCGGATAGTTTTAGGTAGTTTGTGGTAGTTTAATGGGTTTTGGGTCAGTTTTGGGGTGTTCTCGGGAATTTTAGGCTAGTTCAGGGATGTTTTTCGATGTTCTGGGGCGATTTTGGGCAGTTGCAGGGTGTTTTTGGTGGTTGCGGGGTAACTTAGGGTGTTTTTTGAAGTTTTAAAGGGTTCTAGGGTTTTTGGGGTAGTGTTTGGATAGTTTAGGGTagatttagggtgttttttttataattttagggattttttgagtttttttcgtGGGGAGATTTTTCATATTGGGATTTTTAGGGTAATTTGGGGatgtttttggcattttttagggtatttttttgtggaaggttttttttattgtttagttttatttttttttaattgtttgtgtttcttttgtgttttttagtgtttttttccatttattttcatcattttgtttttattatgtttttatctttttttttattattattatttaatcaCTCTATCTaccaatcacaaaaaaaataaataaataaataaatgaacaaaacaaTGATGCTCAGCTGATAAGTCCGAAAAGAACCAACGAACTAACACTGACGACAAATTACGCTACTGagaaccaaaaaaaacacaaaaaaaacccaTTAAAAACCCATTGCCCACACCGAAacattcactgaccattctcCTGTCACCCCCACACCTGCCCGGACCACACCCGCACAGGAGAGGGACCTGGGAGACGAATACGGGTGGAAACAAGTTCATGGGGATGTTTTTCGAGCCCCATCACACCCCCTCATCTTCTCTGCCTTGGTCGGGTCGGGCTGCCAGATGCTCACTGTGACCTTCCTGGTGATCCTGCTGGCCATCGTGGGTGAACTATATACAGAGTGAGTAATTCGGGGGGTCTAGGGCTCTTTTCGGGGGTCTTGGGGTTCTGCAAGGGGTTCTTTTGGGTTCTGTGGGGTTCTGCAAGGGGTTCTTTTGGGTCCTGTGGGGTTCTGCAAGGGGTTCTTTTGGGTTTTGTGGGGTTCTGTGGGGTTCTGCAAGGGGTTCTTTTGGGTTCTGTGCGGTTTTACGGATTCTATTGGGGCTTTTGGGGGCTATCAGGGTCTTTGGGGGGCTTGCGGGCTCTCTGggtgtggttgtagtagtagtagtagtagtagtagtagtaatagtagtagtagtagtggttgtgtttgttgtagtaatagttgttgtaatagtagtagtagctgtagtagtagtagttattttgttgtagtaatagtagtagtgttggtagtagtagtagtagtagtagtagtagtcttaacCTAATGAAAAACAgcccattacacacacacacacacacacacacacacacacacacacacacacacacacacacacacacacatacaaaaccactgcaaaaaaattaatctctctctctctctctctctctctctctctctctctctctctctctctctctctctctctctctctctctctctctctctctctctctccaggcgcGGGTCCATGGTAAGCATTGCAATCTTCATCTACGCAGCGACCTCTCCTGTGAGTGGCTATTTTGGAGGCTCCCTCTACGCCAGgctgggaggtgagagagagagagagagagagagagagagagagagagagagagagagagagagagagagagagagagagagagagagagagagtgtgtgtgtgtgtgtgtgtgtgagagagacagagagagagagagagagagggagggggttgtgtgtgtgtgttagagagagagagagagagtgtgtgtgtgtgtgtgtgtgtgtgtgtgtgtgtgtgtgtgtgtgtgtgtgtgtgtgtgtgagagagagagagagagagttggtgtgtgtgtgtgtgagagagagagagagagagagagagagagagagtgtgtgtgtgtctgtgtgtgagagagagagagagagagagataaatagtgtgtgtgtgtgtgtgtgtgtgagagagagagagagagagagagagagagagagttagtgtgtgtgtgtgtgtgtgtgagagagagagagagagagagagaatgtgtgtatgtatgtatgtaatttgtATGTAATTCTATGCAACCTtatgtaattcttttgtaaATAGTAATATCAAATTGCTATATAATTCTATGTATTCTTCAGGCAAGGTTTGTATATGTAATCCTatgtaatttttgtatataatcCCAAGTAATTACATATATAATCCTATGTAATTATATAATCTCATTCCTAAAGCTAGATTtacgataaagaaagaaaaaaacatatttgtacgtatatatatatgtaatcctatgtaattttgtatataaTCCCAAGTAATTCAATATATAATCCTATGTAATTATATAACCTAATTCCTAAGGCTAGATTtacgataaagaaagaaaaaaattatatttatacgtatatatatgtaatcctatgtaattttgtatataaTCCCAAGTAATTACATATATAATCCTATGTAATTATATAATCTAATTCCCTAGGCTAGATTtacgataaagaaagaaaaaaattatatttatacgtatatatatgtaatcccatgtaattttgtatataaTCCTAAGTAATTACATATACAATCCTATGTAATTATATAACCTAATTCCTAAAGCTAGATTTacgataaagagaaaaaaaaatatttgtacgtatatatatgtaatcctatgtaattttgtatataaTCCCAAGTAATTACATATACAATCCTATGTAATTATATAACCTAATTCCAAAGGCTAGATTtacgataaagaaagaaaaaaatatttgtacgtatatatatgtaattttgtATGTAATCCTAAGTAATTCCTTATATAATCCTATGTAATCCACCAGGCAAGGTTTGGATCAGACAGATGATGGTGTCAGCACTGCTACTGCCCGCCCTGGTGTGTGGCACGGCTTTTGTAATTAACTTTATTGCTATCTACTATCACGCCTCCCGCGCCATCGCCTTCACTATCATGGTAAGGGTGCTAGGGGGGCGTTGAGGGGGTCATAAGGGTGTTCAGCGGTGTTTGTAAGGGTGCTGGGGGGGTGTTgcgggtgttttggtgtgtttttgggagtgttttggtgtgtttttgggtgtttaagggatgttttgggtgttttgggtgttttttggtgtgttttaaggaatgtttttgggtgttttggtgtgttttgggtattttaggaatgtttttgggtgttttggggtgttttggggtgttttaggaatgttttggggttttttgggtgttttaggaatgttttgctgtgtttttgggtgttttaggaatgttttggtgtgtttttgggtgttttaggaatgtttttgggtgtttttgggtgttttatgaatgttttggggtgttttgggtgttttaggaatgttttggggtgtttttgatgtgtttggagtgttttggtgtgtttttgggtgttttaggaatgttttggggtgtttttgggtgatttaggaatgttttggggtgttttggtgtgttttaggaatgttttggggtgttttaggaATGTTTTGGGGAGTTTTGCGGTGTTTGGGAATGTTCTGGAGTGTTTTAgagatgttttggggtgtttcaGGGTCTTTTAGGGTCTTTTGGGGGAGTTTTAGGgaattttagggtgttttggagtTTTGGGTATGATTTAGGGAGTTTTCGGGTGTTTAGGGATGTTTTGGGATATTTTAGGGCGTTTTTTAAGTGTTGTTAGGGAATTTTTAGGCTATTTCAGGGATGTTTACATTATTTTGCAGGCTGTAGGGTAGTTTTAGGGAATTTTAAAGAAGTTTTAGGGATATCTTCTAACCTAATCCTTACCCCAAACAGCTGGCCGTTGTGTGCATCTGTGCGTTCGTTATCCTGCCCCTGACGCTGGTGGGGACTGTCCTGGGGCGGAACTTGGCGGGGCAGCCCAACTACCCTTGCCGTGTCAACGCTGTGCCCCGCCCCATCCCGGAGAAGAAGTGGTTTATGGAGCCCCTTGTGATCGTGCCTCTAGGGGGAGTGCTGCCGTTTGGGTCTATCTTCATTGAAATGTGAGGTTTTGGGGCGTTTTgcggtgttttggggtattttgggcGGTTTTGTCGTGTTTTGGTGAGGTTATGGGcggttttgtggtgtttttgggaAGTTTTGGGcggttttgtggtgttttggggaAGTTTTGGGcggttttgtggtgttttggggaAGTTTTGGGcggttttgtggtgttttggggaAGTTTTGGGcggttttgtggtgttttggggaGGTTTTGGGcggttttgtggtgttttgggcAGTTTTGCGCTGTTTCTTGGCGGTTTTGGGtggttttgctgtgttttgggCGGTTTTGGGTGTTTCTAGGAGTTTTTGGGCGGTTTTGGGCGGTTTTGCGGTGTTTTGGGCGGCTCTTTGATGTTTTAGGATATTTTGCGGTGCTTTAGAtggtttttggtgttttaggaATGTTTTTGGGCGATTTTGGGGATGATTTGTGTTTTGGGCGGCTTTTTCGATGTTTAAGGGATGTTTTGCGGGATTTTGGGcggtttttgggtgttttagggaATGTTTTGGGCTGTTTGGGCTGAATTTACGTATGTTTTGAtgtgctttttttgtttatagaattttttagatttttttcagtTACGAGACTATAgaattttttagatttttttcagtTACGAGACctttttttagggttttcagTTTATGGTAgtgtttctgtgtatttttgggtgtttttgggggtgtttttaaGATTTAGGTATGTTTTAGGACCTTTTCAGTACGTTTGGGTAGATTGAGGTATGTTTAGGTacgttttgtggtgttttggtttGATTTAAGTATGTTTTAAgatgtttggatgtgttttgggctagtttggagtgttttgggctGTTCTGAGAGTTTTTGGGCTATTTTAGGAATATTTTGGACTGTTTTGGGactatatatatgtttttgagaGATTTGGGCTATTTTGGGctgtttttaatgtatttttaacAAGTTTACGAGTGTTTTAATAAGTTTCAAGAGTATTTATGGCAATTTAACCACTCCTGCATCCTCCCTACACCCTGTCACGTCTTCCCTACAGCCTATCACGCCCTCCTATCCCCCAGGTACTTCATATTCACCTCGTTCTGGGCATACAAGATTTACTACGTCTACGGCTTCATGCTTCTGGTGCTGGTgatcctgctggtggtggttgtgtgtgttacAATCGTGTGTGCCTACTTCCTCCTGAACGCTGAAGACTACCGTTGGCATTGGACAGCATTCCTCGCAGCAGCCTCCACAGCGGGCTATGTTTACCTGTATGCTGTGTATTACTACTTCTTCAAGActaagtaagtgtgtgtgtgtgtgtgtgtttttaaatatGTGTTTatagttttttgtgttttttgttatttaagtgtgtgtacgtgtgtttgtgtatgttacTGAAATGCTCCCCCTTTCCTTTGACACCCCCTTTCCAccatccccccacacacacacacacccacccctcacaaaaaaaaacccaaaaaaaaacactttaatcgCCCCCTAAAAACAACATAACCTTTCCAACGAAGACACCCATAAAAAATCCCCGTTTTCTCTGACAGTCTTTCACacccgttttctctttcacagGATGTACGGGTTATTTCAAACATGCTTTTATTTTGGCTACATGGCGCTCTTCAGTGTGACTCTGGGCATCATGTGCGGCACTGTTGGGTATCTGGGCACGAGTAAATTTGTCTGTAAGATTTATTCCACTGTTAAAATAGACTAGGTTGTGTTTAGAGTGTGGTTAAATACGGTaggctaggtgtgtgtgtgtgtgtgtgtgtgtgtgtgtgtgtgtgtgtgtgtgtgtgtgtgtgtgtgtgtgtttggttaggctaagctaagatttttttttcgtttttttttcgttttttttttttttttttttttttgtgtgtgtgtgtgtgtgtgtgtgtgtgtgtgtgtgtgtgtgtgtgtgtgtgtgtgtgtgtgtgtgtgtgtgtgtgtttc carries:
- the LOC135095997 gene encoding transmembrane 9 superfamily member 3-like; the encoded protein is MKTPNMRGFSALIIHLTLLAASLGDEHTHTYKDHEEVVLWMNTVGPYHNRQETYSYFSLPFCVGPKNKISHYHETLGEALQGVELEFSGLDIDFKDDIAKTPYCEVELNEVRLKTFIYSVKNHYWYQMYIDDLPIWGIVGEIDEASDTYYIWTHKRFDLGHNGDQIVDVNLTSEVRQKLELGAKVKFTYEVNWKRSQVKFEDRFDKYLDPNFFQHRIHWFSIFNSFMMVIFLVGLVSMILMRTLRKDYARYSKDEEMDDMERDLGDEYGWKQVHGDVFRAPSHPLIFSALVGSGCQMLTVTFLVILLAIVGELYTERGSMVSIAIFIYAATSPVSGYFGGSLYARLGGKVWIRQMMVSALLLPALVCGTAFVINFIAIYYHASRAIAFTIMLAVVCICAFVILPLTLVGTVLGRNLAGQPNYPCRVNAVPRPIPEKKWFMEPLVIVPLGGVLPFGSIFIEMYFIFTSFWAYKIYYVYGFMLLVLVILLVVVVCVTIVCAYFLLNAEDYRWHWTAFLAAASTAGYVYLYAVYYYFFKTKMYGLFQTCFYFGYMALFSVTLGIMCGTVGYLGTSKFVCKIYSTVKID